A stretch of the Poseidonibacter parvus genome encodes the following:
- a CDS encoding DUF1853 family protein has translation MHNQLRGFCNTPSLFENDFYGFKLFELEDIDLDNFDINNIQILQQLPLGKRVEHFFDAIIEQSPNYERILKNKQIIQNKHTFGEIDFILFNKKRNIYEHIEMQYKFYVYDDNIKEEIHRYVGPNRSDTLYLKLEKLKNKQLPLLFNEATKSYLEDVDLENIEQKILYKGNIFLPRHLKGQSLPLINNDCINGYYLSFKEFIKDDSFKQMSLFVPHRFDWLSDPTTNETWKSYEEAKEEIEFFANMKASPLIWSKQIINDETIIERFFITWW, from the coding sequence ATGCACAATCAGCTAAGAGGTTTTTGCAATACCCCATCTTTATTTGAAAATGATTTTTATGGATTTAAATTATTTGAGTTAGAAGATATTGACCTTGATAATTTTGATATCAATAATATTCAAATTCTTCAACAACTTCCTCTTGGAAAGAGAGTAGAACACTTTTTTGATGCGATTATTGAACAATCACCAAACTATGAAAGAATTTTAAAGAATAAACAGATTATTCAAAATAAACATACTTTTGGTGAAATAGATTTTATTCTTTTTAATAAAAAAAGAAATATATACGAACATATAGAAATGCAATATAAGTTCTATGTTTATGATGACAATATAAAAGAAGAAATTCATAGATATGTTGGACCAAATAGAAGTGATACTTTATATTTAAAACTAGAAAAACTAAAAAACAAACAATTACCTTTATTATTTAATGAAGCTACAAAAAGTTATCTTGAAGATGTTGATTTAGAAAATATTGAACAAAAGATATTGTATAAAGGGAATATCTTTTTACCAAGGCATTTAAAAGGACAAAGCTTACCTTTGATAAATAATGACTGTATAAATGGATATTATCTAAGTTTTAAAGAGTTTATTAAAGATGATTCATTTAAACAAATGTCTTTGTTTGTTCCTCATAGGTTTGACTGGTTAAGCGACCCAACTACTAATGAAACTTGGAAAAGTTACGAAGAAGCTAAAGAAGAAATAGAATTTTTTGCGAATATGAAAGCTTCACCACTTATTTGGTCAAAACAAATAATAAATGATGAAACTATAATTGAACGATTCTTTATTACTTGGTGGTAG
- a CDS encoding M20/M25/M40 family metallo-hydrolase, whose product MSQIIDIFKEITSIPRCSGTHSPFINYMKEISSKANFLCLVDNHNNILVKKENSKAKLAFQSHYDIVCLDDNCIPQIIENGDILSAKDSTLGSDNGIGCAYMIKLILDGVDGEYLFTSDEEIGLIGANNLNLELKAPYMLNLDSEEEGGICIGCAGGVDIFATNSNKKIIPNDENLELYEVSISKLQGGHSGVDINKNIPNAIKLIAKTIKEANAKLLDINGGERINSIPVNVKAIIACKTKPLASHENMKIEKIDTQSEHLNIFDDNIIDFIYDFKNGVRSLNDELGVVQNSINLAIIKTNQDCIKLEISARSMANDELAQLKDETLEKLKEHNFETSTDGKYPAWKPDINEFTNKVLEIYKEVNPNASLEAIHAGLECAIFKDKYPHIKVASIGPSIEFPHSRKERVSKQSVENVFAVVQKIVKEVC is encoded by the coding sequence TTGAGTCAAATAATAGATATATTTAAAGAAATTACTTCAATTCCTAGATGTTCAGGAACACACTCACCTTTTATAAATTACATGAAAGAAATATCATCAAAAGCTAACTTCTTATGCTTAGTTGATAATCACAATAATATTTTAGTAAAAAAAGAAAACTCAAAAGCAAAATTAGCTTTCCAATCGCATTATGATATTGTTTGTTTAGATGACAACTGTATTCCACAAATTATTGAAAATGGTGATATCTTATCTGCAAAAGATTCAACTCTTGGAAGTGATAATGGAATTGGTTGTGCTTATATGATTAAGCTTATTTTAGATGGTGTAGATGGTGAATATCTTTTTACATCAGATGAAGAGATAGGTTTAATTGGTGCTAATAATTTAAACTTAGAATTAAAAGCTCCATATATGCTAAATCTTGATAGTGAAGAAGAAGGTGGCATTTGTATTGGATGTGCTGGAGGTGTTGATATTTTTGCAACAAACTCTAACAAAAAGATTATTCCAAATGATGAGAATCTTGAACTTTATGAAGTAAGTATTTCAAAACTACAAGGTGGACACTCAGGTGTTGATATAAATAAAAATATTCCAAATGCAATAAAATTAATAGCAAAAACAATAAAAGAAGCAAATGCAAAACTTTTAGATATAAACGGTGGTGAAAGAATAAACTCAATTCCTGTTAATGTAAAAGCAATAATAGCTTGTAAAACAAAACCTCTTGCTAGTCATGAAAATATGAAAATAGAAAAGATTGATACGCAAAGTGAACACTTAAATATTTTTGATGATAATATTATTGATTTTATATATGATTTCAAAAATGGGGTAAGGTCTTTAAATGATGAATTAGGTGTTGTTCAAAACTCAATAAACCTAGCAATTATTAAAACAAACCAAGATTGTATTAAACTAGAAATATCAGCTAGGTCTATGGCTAATGATGAATTAGCACAACTAAAAGATGAAACACTAGAAAAATTAAAAGAACATAATTTTGAAACTTCAACAGATGGAAAGTATCCAGCATGGAAACCTGATATAAATGAGTTTACAAATAAAGTACTAGAAATATACAAAGAAGTTAATCCTAATGCTTCACTTGAAGCAATTCATGCAGGACTAGAGTGTGCAATATTTAAAGATAAATATCCACATATAAAAGTAGCTTCAATAGGTCCTAGTATTGAATTTCCACATTCAAGAAAAGAAAGAGTTTCAAAACAATCAGTTGAAAATGTTTTTGCAGTTGTTCAAAAAATAGTAAAAGAGGTTTGCTAA
- the ccsA gene encoding cytochrome c biogenesis protein CcsA, producing MKILNVLFSFKTTLILLAILAIGAGVATFIENDFGTSTARVLVYNNIWYETALVLTTVNLAGIIYKFKMWKNTPRFLFHSAFVVILIGAGVTRYVGYEGVMQIKEGSTENRMISLEPYLQVTIKEDGKTYFKEYQMEFATLMKSINEFSHTITYNDKNVVVDYKNYMLATKGTAKMGMLTVDVTANGETKEIKLPGRRSQKGMQRDLQFGDTTVSLEYGSKILYLPFAIKLNDFQLDRYPGSMSPSSYASEVTVIQEDNTSYDYRIFMNRTLHQGNFLFFQSSYFPDETGTVLSVNNDPGKWPTYFGYFLLTLGLVLNFFDKKSRFAKLTKFVASKNIASLTVACLLAFATTSSNAAQTDEEFKVKAQQTVEYLKTFKESSDVTAKKFARLVTQSSSGRMKPISSLNREIVTKLSGKTSLLGMNSDQIVLGMLSRPEIWRDLKIIKIKTPKLKKFIGVDESRKYIAFSEVFKDGAYLLSKESEKASLTKPNERGTYEKDIIKVDERLNIMYAVFNASLFNIYPKVVLKDDKEHNNKWYTPMEAIDGFEGKNKTAVEQMTRGLINTIIQNNWEEANNYISLLTTYQEKVGAEVTLSKAEIDNEIMFNELDIFPKVMIAYLILGFFILIAAFIVVFNPKIKPRKTTFVFFVILSAIFAVHTFGMGFRWIISGHAPWSDTYETLLYISWSAIFAGVMFFRRHLLALSSAVIVAGIFMFVAHLTGIDPQITNLVPVLKSYWLTIHVSILTASYGFFALGAVLGYMTLIMFIFRKNKPHVDDTIKHVNAINEIALIVGLAAITIGNFLGGIWANESWGRYWGWDPKETWAYVSIVMYAIVIHLRFIKGLATPFVFAVASLLSFSTILMTYFGVNFYLAGMHSYATGDPVPIPTWVYYVLGLIFVTIAFAYKNRDLKPQISQEENMKTNS from the coding sequence TTGAAAATTTTAAATGTCTTATTTTCTTTTAAGACAACACTAATTTTACTTGCTATATTAGCAATTGGAGCTGGAGTAGCCACATTTATAGAGAATGATTTTGGTACATCTACAGCTAGGGTTCTAGTTTATAATAATATTTGGTACGAAACAGCTTTAGTTTTAACTACTGTTAATCTTGCAGGTATTATATACAAATTTAAAATGTGGAAAAATACTCCAAGATTTTTATTTCATAGTGCATTTGTAGTTATTTTAATAGGTGCAGGAGTTACTAGATATGTTGGATATGAAGGTGTTATGCAAATTAAAGAAGGTTCTACTGAAAATAGAATGATTTCTTTAGAACCATATTTACAAGTAACTATCAAAGAAGATGGGAAAACGTACTTTAAAGAGTATCAAATGGAATTTGCTACATTAATGAAATCTATTAATGAATTTTCTCACACAATTACTTATAATGACAAAAATGTAGTAGTTGACTATAAAAACTATATGTTAGCAACTAAAGGTACTGCAAAAATGGGAATGTTAACTGTTGATGTAACAGCTAATGGTGAAACAAAAGAGATTAAACTACCAGGAAGAAGAAGTCAAAAAGGTATGCAAAGAGATTTACAATTTGGTGATACTACAGTTTCCTTAGAATATGGTTCTAAAATACTTTATTTACCATTTGCAATTAAATTAAATGACTTTCAATTAGATAGATATCCAGGAAGTATGTCTCCATCATCTTATGCTTCTGAAGTTACTGTAATTCAAGAAGATAATACATCTTATGATTATAGAATTTTTATGAATAGAACTTTACATCAAGGTAACTTTTTATTCTTCCAAAGTTCATATTTCCCTGATGAAACAGGAACAGTATTATCTGTAAATAATGACCCAGGAAAATGGCCTACTTACTTTGGATACTTTTTATTAACTTTAGGTTTAGTACTTAATTTCTTTGATAAAAAATCTAGATTTGCAAAATTAACTAAATTTGTTGCTTCAAAAAACATTGCTTCTCTTACAGTTGCCTGTTTATTAGCATTTGCAACTACAAGTTCAAATGCTGCACAAACGGATGAAGAATTTAAAGTAAAAGCACAACAAACTGTTGAATACTTAAAAACGTTTAAAGAAAGTTCAGATGTAACAGCAAAGAAATTTGCAAGATTAGTTACACAAAGTTCATCAGGAAGAATGAAACCAATTTCATCTTTAAATAGAGAAATTGTTACAAAATTAAGTGGTAAAACTTCATTACTTGGAATGAATTCAGACCAAATTGTACTTGGTATGTTATCTCGTCCTGAAATTTGGAGAGATTTAAAAATCATAAAAATCAAAACTCCTAAATTAAAGAAGTTTATTGGTGTTGATGAATCAAGAAAATATATTGCTTTTTCTGAAGTTTTTAAAGATGGAGCATATTTACTTTCAAAAGAATCTGAAAAAGCTTCACTTACAAAACCAAATGAAAGAGGAACATACGAAAAAGATATTATTAAAGTAGATGAAAGATTAAATATTATGTACGCAGTATTTAATGCGAGTTTATTTAATATTTATCCTAAAGTAGTTCTAAAAGACGATAAAGAACATAACAACAAATGGTATACACCTATGGAAGCAATAGACGGTTTTGAAGGAAAGAACAAAACTGCAGTTGAACAAATGACAAGAGGGTTAATTAATACAATTATTCAAAATAATTGGGAAGAAGCAAATAACTATATTTCTTTATTAACAACTTACCAAGAAAAAGTTGGAGCTGAAGTTACTTTAAGTAAAGCAGAAATTGATAATGAAATTATGTTTAATGAACTTGATATTTTTCCAAAAGTTATGATTGCATATTTAATTTTAGGATTCTTTATATTAATAGCTGCATTTATTGTAGTATTTAATCCAAAAATCAAACCAAGAAAAACTACATTTGTTTTCTTTGTAATTTTATCTGCTATTTTTGCAGTTCATACATTTGGTATGGGATTTAGATGGATTATTTCAGGACATGCACCATGGTCTGATACTTATGAGACATTATTATATATTTCATGGTCAGCAATTTTCGCTGGTGTTATGTTCTTTAGACGACATTTATTAGCATTAAGTTCAGCTGTAATTGTTGCAGGTATTTTTATGTTTGTAGCACATTTAACTGGAATTGACCCACAAATTACAAACCTAGTACCTGTATTAAAATCATATTGGCTTACAATCCACGTATCAATTTTAACTGCATCTTATGGATTCTTTGCACTTGGAGCAGTTTTAGGATATATGACATTAATTATGTTTATATTTAGAAAAAACAAACCTCATGTTGATGATACAATTAAACATGTAAATGCAATTAATGAAATTGCATTAATTGTTGGACTTGCTGCAATTACAATAGGAAACTTTCTTGGTGGAATTTGGGCAAATGAATCATGGGGTAGATACTGGGGATGGGATCCTAAAGAGACTTGGGCTTATGTATCAATTGTAATGTATGCAATTGTTATTCACCTAAGATTTATAAAAGGTCTTGCAACTCCGTTTGTATTTGCAGTAGCCTCATTATTATCATTCTCAACAATTTTAATGACATACTTTGGAGTAAACTTCTATTTAGCTGGAATGCACTCATACGCAACAGGTGATCCTGTTCCAATTCCTACATGGGTTTACTATGTTTTAGGATTAATATTTGTAACTATTGCTTTTGCATATAAAAATAGAGATTTAAAACCACAAATATCTCAAGAAGAAAATATGAAAACTAATTCTTAG
- the cmoB gene encoding tRNA 5-methoxyuridine(34)/uridine 5-oxyacetic acid(34) synthase CmoB, with translation MDLITLQKKKNECRTWKNVEPWHTKIQEIAQKINKDNLELDYGDWFSVGKREDLSDEEFKLLEETAKILIPWRKGPFNLFGLEIDSEWQSNIKYNLIRPFFNLKDKVVADIGCNNGYYMFRMLEDKPKKLIGFDPAPLTLHQFEFVNHFVKSDIEYEMLGVEHLEYYNHKFDFIFMLGVLYHRADPVGTLKSLARGLNSKGEILIDTFMIDGDEEICLTPNKRYSKIPNIYFIPTIPALTNWLSRAGFEDIEVIATTVTSSEEQRKTPWSFDQSLEDFLDPNDSSKTIEGYPAPKRVYMKAKKIQ, from the coding sequence ATGGATTTAATTACATTACAAAAAAAGAAAAACGAGTGTAGAACTTGGAAAAATGTTGAACCTTGGCATACAAAAATTCAAGAAATTGCACAAAAGATTAATAAAGATAATTTAGAACTTGATTATGGTGACTGGTTTAGTGTAGGAAAACGTGAAGATTTAAGTGATGAAGAGTTTAAGCTACTTGAAGAAACTGCAAAAATATTAATACCTTGGAGAAAAGGCCCTTTTAACTTATTTGGATTAGAAATAGATAGTGAGTGGCAAAGTAATATTAAATATAATTTAATAAGACCTTTCTTTAATCTAAAAGATAAAGTAGTTGCAGATATTGGTTGTAATAATGGATATTATATGTTTAGAATGCTTGAAGATAAACCAAAAAAACTTATTGGTTTTGACCCAGCTCCATTAACACTTCATCAATTTGAGTTTGTAAACCATTTTGTAAAATCAGATATTGAATATGAAATGCTTGGAGTTGAGCATTTAGAGTATTATAATCATAAATTTGATTTTATATTCATGCTAGGTGTTTTATATCATAGAGCAGATCCTGTTGGAACTTTAAAATCTCTTGCACGCGGTTTAAACTCAAAAGGTGAAATTTTAATAGATACTTTTATGATTGATGGAGATGAAGAGATTTGTTTAACACCAAATAAAAGATATTCAAAAATACCAAACATATATTTTATACCAACAATACCTGCTTTAACAAATTGGTTAAGTAGAGCAGGGTTTGAAGATATTGAAGTAATTGCTACAACAGTTACAAGTAGTGAAGAACAAAGAAAAACTCCTTGGTCTTTTGATCAAAGTTTAGAAGATTTTTTAGACCCAAATGATAGTTCTAAAACAATTGAAGGTTATCCAGCTCCCAAAAGAGTTTATATGAAAGCTAAAAAGATACAATAG
- a CDS encoding GGDEF domain-containing protein: MEILKNKILELIKSSANNEKDFDALNSIFNLHEQLQYATNINQMAEDIFLWLKKEFNIDNVVFALFDINTNQREELLVEGEDFYLDDEHSCFFIINTHTNLNATVSFSVASNVHYQIMQSKYATIEAAFFQISPIIQNGIIKKNFIESSSLDSVTKVYNRNYLIENLTKHLNLSKNKKDEIYFLMVGVDRFKAVIDEFDYDAGDRVLIELAKVIHSNINEFDMVARLNADEFLVTIVSSSSEFEAIQIAEKIIKDFSVKKIIVNDETNQTLLKTTCIGFDTLHISKDEEITNAIKNADIALYEAKNLGRSQLFKFADLKEEDTIDLF, encoded by the coding sequence GTGGAAATTTTGAAAAATAAAATTTTAGAGTTAATTAAATCATCAGCAAATAATGAAAAAGATTTTGATGCTTTAAATAGTATATTTAATTTACATGAACAATTACAATACGCTACTAATATTAATCAAATGGCAGAAGATATATTTCTTTGGTTAAAAAAAGAGTTTAATATTGATAATGTAGTTTTTGCTTTATTTGATATAAATACAAATCAAAGAGAAGAGTTACTTGTAGAAGGTGAAGATTTTTATTTAGATGATGAACATTCATGTTTTTTCATCATTAATACACATACAAATTTAAATGCTACAGTATCTTTTAGTGTAGCTTCAAATGTACATTATCAAATAATGCAATCTAAATATGCAACTATAGAGGCTGCATTTTTTCAAATATCTCCAATTATTCAAAATGGAATTATAAAAAAGAACTTTATAGAATCATCATCTTTAGATTCTGTTACAAAAGTTTATAATAGAAACTACTTAATCGAAAATCTTACAAAACATCTTAATCTAAGTAAAAATAAAAAAGATGAAATTTATTTTCTTATGGTAGGTGTTGATCGTTTTAAAGCTGTAATTGATGAGTTTGATTATGATGCTGGGGATAGAGTTTTAATAGAATTAGCAAAAGTTATTCATTCTAATATTAATGAATTTGATATGGTAGCAAGACTTAATGCTGATGAATTTTTAGTAACAATTGTAAGTTCTTCTTCTGAATTTGAAGCTATTCAAATTGCTGAAAAGATTATAAAAGACTTTTCTGTGAAAAAAATAATAGTTAATGATGAAACTAATCAAACTTTATTGAAAACAACATGTATTGGTTTTGATACTTTACATATAAGTAAAGATGAAGAAATCACAAATGCTATTAAAAATGCAGATATTGCATTATATGAAGCAAAAAATCTTGGAAGAAGTCAATTATTTAAATTTGCAGACTTAAAAGAAGAAGATACAATAGATTTATTTTAA
- a CDS encoding GGDEF domain-containing protein: MNKTCEDIIRKNEELKLLSNLEDIYLSIFHYLKKEFKINQLEILLKTIDKTDTLFKSNDNIFDKFLNNLKFVENENTQVHFIIYSKIQEENDFIVENKPKLKLSLEFFSSSLYNKYLEKSIHELSIVDPVTGAFNRSYLDVYVDNILSISNREQKKVGFLKVGVDKFKAVIDEFDYTIGDKVLIKLTDTLKESVRISDIVIKMSEDEFLVILLNVINENNATIVSEKLINNFSDKKVLVDEDTEQTLKKTICVGMSIYPDDAINVDDAIKKADVALYEARNMGRSKYYKYSEESVNTIDFF; the protein is encoded by the coding sequence TTGAATAAAACTTGTGAAGATATAATAAGAAAAAATGAAGAACTAAAACTTTTAAGTAATTTGGAAGATATATATTTATCAATATTTCACTATTTAAAAAAAGAATTTAAAATAAATCAATTAGAAATATTATTAAAAACAATTGATAAAACAGATACTCTATTTAAATCAAATGATAATATTTTCGATAAATTTCTAAATAATTTAAAATTTGTAGAAAATGAAAATACACAAGTACATTTTATAATATATTCAAAAATACAAGAAGAAAATGATTTTATTGTTGAAAATAAGCCTAAATTAAAACTTTCCTTAGAATTCTTTTCTTCATCTTTATATAATAAATATCTTGAAAAATCTATACATGAGTTATCAATTGTTGATCCAGTTACTGGTGCCTTTAATAGGTCTTACTTAGATGTATATGTTGATAATATACTTAGTATTTCAAATAGAGAGCAGAAAAAAGTTGGTTTCTTAAAAGTAGGAGTTGACAAATTTAAAGCTGTAATTGATGAGTTTGATTACACTATTGGCGATAAGGTTTTAATTAAATTAACAGATACATTAAAAGAAAGTGTAAGAATATCAGATATTGTAATTAAAATGTCAGAAGATGAGTTCTTAGTTATATTATTGAATGTAATTAATGAAAATAATGCTACAATAGTGTCAGAGAAATTAATTAATAACTTTTCAGATAAAAAAGTTTTAGTTGATGAAGATACAGAACAGACACTTAAAAAAACTATTTGTGTAGGAATGTCTATCTATCCTGATGATGCAATAAATGTCGATGATGCAATTAAAAAAGCAGACGTTGCTTTATATGAAGCAAGAAATATGGGAAGAAGTAAATACTACAAATATAGTGAAGAAAGTGTAAATACAATTGATTTTTTTTAG
- a CDS encoding MBL fold metallo-hydrolase, translated as MDIKVQPMGDYQTNCYIATIDGKDLIIDPGVDALRWIKTKVKNPIAILNTHGHFDHVWSNTAVKKEYNLKIYTPKDDNIMLQKDPYGMGMPPSCADVLINPDEEIELEGIKIKFHHFPGHTPGCSAIQINEHLFTGDFIFKGTIGRFDFPMSDASKMKQSINKVLKWEEDFHIYPGHGDKTTLKSEIHTLRQWEQSI; from the coding sequence ATGGATATAAAAGTACAGCCAATGGGTGATTATCAAACAAATTGTTATATTGCAACAATTGATGGAAAAGATTTAATAATTGATCCAGGTGTCGATGCATTAAGATGGATTAAAACCAAAGTTAAAAATCCAATAGCAATATTAAATACTCATGGGCATTTTGATCATGTATGGTCAAACACTGCTGTTAAAAAAGAGTATAATTTAAAAATATACACTCCTAAAGATGACAATATCATGTTACAAAAAGATCCGTATGGAATGGGTATGCCTCCTTCATGTGCAGATGTATTAATCAATCCTGATGAAGAGATTGAACTTGAAGGAATAAAAATAAAATTTCATCATTTCCCAGGACATACACCAGGATGCTCTGCTATTCAGATAAATGAGCATTTATTTACAGGAGATTTTATTTTTAAAGGAACTATTGGAAGATTTGATTTTCCTATGTCAGATGCATCAAAAATGAAACAAAGTATAAATAAAGTATTAAAATGGGAAGAGGACTTTCATATTTATCCAGGTCATGGAGATAAAACTACATTAAAAAGTGAAATCCATACATTAAGACAATGGGAACAAAGTATATAA
- a CDS encoding ferritin-like domain-containing protein, with translation MDYFFTLEEVLLTSEPKNKIEKFEKFYKKFLDNDFTFNDSYEPCVLEVPSYEPFLKIVKPTSLPKIKNFNTDEGKKYLIHTVLHIEYSAIDLALDAALRFKNMPLKYYQDWLEVASDEIRHFLMLEDLLAQLGGKYGDFPVHKNLFEALQDTPTFLRRMAAVPRYLEANGLDQNPKIMEKLKSNNDPFNRKILKVLGTILEEEVDHVTKGDVWYKYACDLENLPYDSTYLEIIEDVFPGSTKRKMDLNFEARKQAGFSCDVLKILSKKSDCA, from the coding sequence ATGGATTATTTTTTTACACTAGAAGAAGTTTTATTAACAAGTGAACCAAAAAATAAAATAGAGAAATTTGAGAAGTTTTATAAAAAGTTTTTAGATAATGATTTTACTTTTAATGATTCTTATGAACCTTGTGTTTTAGAAGTACCATCTTATGAACCTTTTTTAAAAATTGTAAAACCAACTAGTCTTCCAAAAATTAAAAACTTTAACACAGATGAAGGTAAAAAATATTTAATTCATACCGTTTTACATATTGAATATTCAGCAATTGATTTAGCTCTTGATGCAGCTTTAAGATTTAAGAATATGCCATTAAAGTATTATCAAGATTGGTTAGAAGTTGCTAGTGATGAAATTAGACATTTTTTAATGCTAGAAGATTTATTAGCACAACTTGGAGGAAAATATGGTGATTTTCCTGTACACAAAAACTTATTTGAAGCCTTACAAGATACACCAACTTTTTTAAGAAGAATGGCTGCAGTTCCTAGATATTTAGAAGCAAATGGTTTAGACCAAAACCCAAAAATTATGGAAAAATTAAAATCAAATAATGATCCTTTTAATAGAAAAATATTAAAGGTTTTAGGAACAATTTTAGAAGAAGAAGTCGACCATGTAACAAAAGGGGATGTTTGGTATAAGTATGCTTGTGATTTAGAAAACCTTCCATATGATTCTACATATTTAGAAATCATTGAAGATGTATTTCCTGGCTCTACAAAAAGAAAAATGGATTTAAATTTTGAAGCAAGAAAACAAGCAGGTTTTTCTTGTGATGTATTAAAAATATTATCAAAAAAAAGTGATTGTGCATAA
- a CDS encoding formate dehydrogenase subunit gamma yields the protein MLKSLLIFLGFSIISFASTTVSDANQDLIYTMLAYGKEGSVYLDEIFVALQTKIFKNAYLGIIVIVPLVFLVHYLIIGPKQFSHEGKKYYFFTLFNRIVHGMAAVSFMLLIPTGLIMMFGTYFGGGAFVIACKDIHAVVTILFIISVIPMFIMWFKNMLFTGDDIKWLMIVGGYLSKIKKPVPAGKFNAGQKIWFWVCTIGGVAMIYTGATLYVQDLDIQILHTLGLTQIEVLRWSIIVHNAVGLAITALFFTHVYMSMFAIKGALQSIINGYKEKEEVEILHSSYYKELEKEEKKK from the coding sequence ATGTTAAAATCGTTGTTGATTTTTTTAGGGTTTAGTATAATTTCATTTGCTTCAACAACTGTAAGTGATGCAAATCAAGATCTTATTTATACAATGCTAGCTTATGGAAAAGAAGGTAGTGTTTATTTAGATGAGATTTTTGTTGCTTTACAGACAAAGATTTTTAAAAATGCATATTTAGGAATTATAGTAATTGTTCCATTAGTTTTTTTAGTGCATTATTTAATTATAGGACCAAAACAATTCTCACATGAAGGTAAGAAGTATTATTTTTTTACTTTATTTAATAGAATTGTTCATGGAATGGCAGCTGTGTCATTTATGTTATTAATTCCAACTGGTTTAATTATGATGTTTGGTACATATTTTGGTGGTGGAGCTTTTGTAATTGCCTGTAAAGACATTCATGCCGTTGTTACAATTTTATTTATAATAAGTGTTATTCCTATGTTTATAATGTGGTTTAAAAATATGCTTTTTACTGGTGATGACATAAAATGGTTAATGATAGTAGGTGGTTATTTATCAAAAATTAAAAAACCAGTACCTGCTGGAAAATTTAATGCTGGCCAAAAAATATGGTTTTGGGTATGTACAATTGGTGGTGTAGCTATGATTTACACAGGAGCAACACTTTATGTACAAGATCTAGATATACAAATATTACATACTTTAGGACTTACTCAAATTGAAGTTTTAAGATGGTCTATAATTGTACACAATGCTGTTGGTTTAGCTATAACTGCATTATTTTTTACTCATGTTTATATGTCAATGTTTGCAATTAAAGGTGCGTTACAAAGTATTATAAATGGATATAAAGAAAAAGAAGAAGTTGAGATTTTACATAGTTCATATTATAAAGAACTAGAAAAAGAAGAAAAAAAGAAATAG